One region of Haladaptatus cibarius D43 genomic DNA includes:
- a CDS encoding DUF7344 domain-containing protein, whose translation MTTEPSSGAQILSRDMAFEILTNARRRYTLSYLRSQSGAVSIGELAEAVAAWENDTSVELVSSKERKSVYTSLYQTHLPKMADAGIIDYDRQRGNVRLDERANELDEYLYPASETSNWSVYYLGLALVGGFAVFCRILGMYPFTEIPVLVYAGLLLGSFMLLSAVNLELIRRDKNGRQ comes from the coding sequence ATGACCACCGAGCCATCGTCCGGAGCGCAAATACTGTCACGCGACATGGCGTTCGAAATCCTCACGAATGCCCGGCGTCGCTACACCCTCTCATACCTTCGGTCACAGTCGGGTGCGGTTTCCATCGGCGAACTTGCGGAAGCGGTTGCGGCGTGGGAAAACGACACCTCCGTCGAACTCGTCTCTTCTAAAGAGCGAAAGTCCGTGTACACCTCCTTGTATCAGACGCATCTGCCGAAGATGGCGGACGCGGGGATTATCGACTACGACAGACAGCGCGGAAACGTTCGGCTCGACGAACGGGCAAACGAACTCGACGAATATCTCTATCCGGCATCCGAAACGTCGAACTGGAGCGTCTACTATCTCGGATTGGCACTCGTCGGCGGATTCGCCGTTTTCTGCCGGATATTGGGAATGTATCCGTTCACAGAAATTCCCGTTCTCGTGTACGCTGGACTGCTTCTCGGGTCGTTCATGTTGCTCTCGGCAGTCAATCTCGAACTGATTCGGAGGGATAAAAACGGACGGCAGTAG
- a CDS encoding cation:proton antiporter domain-containing protein, with protein MSSGAGAELIYIVAAIIGIGVVSQVLADRFQVPSVLFLLSAGIIVGPVGIGLVDPSSFGTALSSIVGLSVAIIVFEGAFHLKLNKLREAPSAQIRLVTIGALISLVGTAVVVHFALDTSWGLSFVIGSLLVATGPTVITPILSVVAVRDRVGAALETEGIVNDVTAAILAVVIFNVVVLSGGEPFAPVEFVSEFFNRLGTGLIFGLIVSLVIWYVLRYVDLSRENAPQNARLIVLAGALIAYGAADFFAKEAGVAAVATAGIVLGNADLPYEERIEEFKGDITLVVLSFVFITLAALLEPADLFSLGVGGVVVALTVMLLLRPLLVFISTAGTQFTRGEKLFVSFVGPRGIIPASVATLFALELQQTQPIPNSGAAATTLIGTVFLVIVVTVVFEAGFARHIAEKLNVIPMRVLIIGGGKVGRALAARLEDRGENVVLIEQDETMIQTARDEGFTVHRGDGTDTEVLRAAGADNAKIVVAATGDDDANLLIAQLADSKFDVETVIARANNPDNVDAFEDLGVRTISSSLSTAWAIDNVIERPALSNWMTELGRSGDVQEIEVTAKDLVGKTIAELDDTLPNGVLIALVGRDGDTQVPDEGFTLQRGDHITFLGRKEAVRDSIDLCHPQQRA; from the coding sequence GTGAGTTCTGGAGCAGGTGCCGAGTTAATTTACATCGTCGCCGCCATCATCGGCATCGGCGTCGTCTCGCAGGTGTTGGCAGACCGATTCCAAGTGCCGAGCGTTTTGTTCTTGCTCTCGGCGGGAATCATCGTCGGCCCTGTCGGAATCGGGTTGGTAGACCCCTCATCGTTCGGAACTGCGCTTTCGTCGATTGTCGGCCTGAGCGTCGCCATCATCGTTTTCGAGGGGGCGTTCCATCTCAAGCTGAACAAACTCCGAGAGGCCCCGTCCGCCCAGATTCGCCTCGTGACGATTGGTGCGCTCATTTCGCTGGTCGGCACCGCCGTCGTCGTTCACTTCGCGCTGGATACGAGTTGGGGGCTTTCGTTCGTCATCGGGTCGCTTCTCGTGGCGACCGGCCCGACGGTTATCACGCCGATTCTGTCCGTCGTCGCCGTTCGTGACCGTGTCGGCGCGGCGCTGGAAACGGAAGGTATCGTCAACGACGTAACCGCGGCGATTCTCGCGGTCGTCATATTCAACGTTGTCGTCCTCTCGGGAGGCGAACCGTTCGCCCCCGTCGAGTTCGTGAGCGAGTTCTTCAACAGACTCGGCACCGGACTCATCTTCGGGCTTATCGTCTCCCTCGTCATCTGGTACGTACTTCGATACGTTGACCTCTCGCGGGAAAACGCGCCGCAAAACGCCCGTCTCATCGTGTTGGCCGGGGCACTTATCGCCTATGGCGCGGCGGATTTCTTCGCAAAAGAAGCGGGTGTCGCCGCAGTTGCGACGGCGGGCATCGTCCTCGGAAACGCGGATTTACCCTACGAGGAGCGAATCGAGGAGTTCAAAGGCGACATTACGCTCGTCGTTCTCTCGTTCGTGTTCATCACGCTCGCGGCACTGCTGGAACCCGCCGACCTCTTTTCGCTGGGAGTCGGCGGTGTGGTGGTTGCCCTCACTGTGATGCTTCTTCTTCGGCCGCTCCTCGTGTTCATTTCGACTGCCGGAACGCAGTTCACGCGCGGCGAAAAGCTGTTCGTCAGCTTCGTCGGGCCGCGTGGTATCATCCCGGCGTCCGTCGCAACTCTGTTTGCACTCGAACTACAGCAGACACAACCAATTCCGAATTCGGGGGCAGCGGCGACGACGCTCATCGGAACCGTCTTCCTCGTCATCGTCGTCACCGTCGTATTCGAAGCCGGTTTTGCCCGACACATCGCAGAAAAATTGAACGTGATTCCAATGCGTGTACTCATTATCGGAGGCGGAAAGGTGGGCCGTGCGCTCGCCGCACGCCTCGAAGACCGTGGAGAGAACGTCGTGCTCATCGAGCAGGACGAAACGATGATCCAGACAGCCCGCGACGAAGGGTTCACCGTCCATCGCGGCGACGGAACCGATACGGAAGTTCTTCGGGCGGCGGGTGCTGACAACGCGAAAATCGTCGTCGCTGCGACTGGCGACGACGATGCGAACTTGTTGATTGCACAACTCGCAGACTCGAAGTTCGACGTGGAGACCGTCATCGCTCGGGCGAACAATCCGGACAACGTGGACGCCTTCGAAGACCTCGGCGTTCGCACCATCTCCTCGTCGCTTTCTACGGCGTGGGCAATCGACAACGTCATCGAACGTCCGGCGCTGTCGAACTGGATGACCGAACTCGGCCGAAGCGGCGACGTACAGGAAATAGAAGTTACTGCAAAAGACCTCGTGGGCAAGACGATTGCCGAATTGGACGACACCCTCCCGAACGGCGTTCTCATTGCGCTCGTCGGTCGAGATGGCGATACGCAGGTGCCGGACGAGGGGTTCACGCTCCAGCGAGGTGACCACATTACGTTCCTCGGCCGAAAAGAGGCGGTTCGAGACAGTATCGACCTCTGTCATCCACAACAGCGAGCATAA
- a CDS encoding AMP-dependent synthetase/ligase — protein sequence MEWRDAEQEYTDPAIGRTTLARMFEDSAERHANRPAQQYKGGVYSRSLTETVLPAAPDGEFRALSYAKMRDIVHNLSAGFRDLGVSADDRIGIFADTRMEWAQSDFALLSAGAVVTTVYRSSSVSQVEYLLSDPEATGVVVENEDLLERVLAVEDELDLEFIVVMDTLSREYDRNDLYTLAEVHDRGEELFDPEEYESWLDTRDPDDLATLIYTSGTTGRPKGVRLTHWNFRSNVNQSYRRFGPRPDKTVPTIDQHSSTVSFLPLAHVFERMAGHFLMFAAGATVAYAESPDTLRDDFQAVRPTTGTSVPRVYERIYDAIRSQAEESDTKRKIFEWATDVGVAFYETDSPGVGLRAKKALADKLVFNKVKDGLGGNVEFLISGGGSLSADLCALYHGMGLPILEGYGLTETSPVISVNPPEEPKIGTIGPPLLGQEVKVDTSMVGEQFADGEVGELLVKGSNVTDGYWNMPEATDEAFTDDGWFRTGDIVEIRPDDYIAFRERAKELLVLSTGKNVAPGPIEDAFAAIDIVEQCMVMGDGKKFVSALIVPNEAEVRSRAQREGISLPEDASELCRDDRVQQWIESAVEEANQRFESYEQIKQFRVVPVEFTEDNDLLTPTMKKKRRNILDRFADEIEAIYAE from the coding sequence ATGGAGTGGCGTGACGCAGAGCAGGAGTACACAGACCCGGCCATCGGACGGACGACGTTGGCCCGGATGTTCGAAGACAGTGCCGAGCGACACGCGAATCGCCCCGCACAGCAGTACAAAGGTGGCGTGTACAGTCGCTCGCTCACCGAAACCGTGCTTCCGGCGGCACCGGACGGCGAGTTTCGCGCGCTTTCGTACGCCAAAATGCGTGACATCGTCCACAATCTTTCTGCCGGATTCCGCGACCTCGGCGTCTCCGCGGACGACCGAATCGGTATCTTTGCCGATACGCGAATGGAGTGGGCACAATCCGATTTCGCCCTGCTCTCTGCGGGTGCGGTCGTTACCACTGTCTACCGGAGTTCGTCGGTTTCACAGGTCGAATACCTGCTCAGCGACCCGGAAGCGACCGGCGTCGTCGTGGAAAACGAGGATTTACTGGAGCGCGTTCTCGCGGTCGAAGACGAACTCGACCTCGAATTTATCGTCGTGATGGACACCCTCTCGCGGGAGTACGACCGAAACGACCTCTACACCCTTGCGGAGGTTCACGACAGGGGAGAAGAACTGTTCGACCCGGAGGAGTACGAATCGTGGCTTGACACCCGTGACCCGGACGACCTCGCCACCCTTATCTACACCAGCGGAACGACGGGGAGGCCGAAAGGCGTTCGACTCACCCACTGGAACTTCCGTTCGAACGTCAACCAGTCGTACCGACGGTTCGGCCCGCGACCGGACAAAACCGTTCCGACCATCGACCAACATTCCAGCACCGTCTCGTTCCTTCCCCTTGCACACGTCTTCGAGCGAATGGCCGGGCATTTCCTGATGTTCGCTGCCGGAGCGACGGTGGCCTACGCTGAGAGTCCGGATACCCTCCGTGACGACTTTCAGGCGGTTCGCCCAACGACCGGAACCAGCGTCCCGCGCGTGTACGAACGAATCTACGACGCGATTCGATCGCAGGCCGAAGAGAGCGACACGAAGCGCAAAATCTTCGAATGGGCGACCGACGTGGGCGTCGCCTTCTACGAAACCGACTCACCGGGCGTCGGCCTCCGCGCGAAGAAAGCCCTCGCGGACAAACTTGTCTTCAACAAAGTCAAGGACGGTCTTGGCGGCAACGTGGAGTTTCTTATCAGCGGTGGCGGAAGCCTCTCTGCCGACCTCTGTGCGCTGTATCACGGGATGGGACTGCCGATTCTCGAAGGCTACGGGCTGACCGAAACGTCGCCTGTTATCTCCGTCAACCCGCCCGAGGAGCCAAAAATCGGAACCATCGGCCCGCCACTGCTCGGCCAAGAGGTGAAAGTCGATACGTCGATGGTCGGCGAGCAGTTCGCCGACGGCGAAGTCGGCGAACTGCTCGTGAAGGGGTCGAACGTCACCGACGGTTACTGGAACATGCCGGAGGCGACCGACGAAGCGTTCACCGACGACGGCTGGTTCAGAACCGGCGACATCGTGGAAATTCGCCCGGACGATTACATCGCCTTCCGCGAACGAGCAAAGGAACTGCTCGTGCTTTCGACGGGCAAAAACGTCGCCCCCGGCCCCATCGAGGATGCTTTCGCGGCCATCGACATCGTCGAACAGTGCATGGTGATGGGCGACGGGAAAAAGTTCGTCAGCGCGCTCATCGTTCCGAACGAGGCGGAAGTCCGTTCCCGAGCGCAGCGAGAAGGTATTTCGCTTCCCGAAGATGCAAGCGAACTCTGTCGGGACGACAGAGTACAGCAGTGGATAGAGTCGGCGGTGGAAGAAGCGAACCAACGGTTCGAGTCCTACGAACAAATTAAGCAGTTCCGCGTCGTTCCGGTCGAATTTACCGAGGACAACGACCTCCTTACGCCGACGATGAAGAAAAAACGCCGGAACATCCTCGATAGATTTGCCGACGAAATCGAGGCAATATACGCCGAATAG
- a CDS encoding DUF3368 domain-containing protein: MSSVVITDTTVLIYLGKLGELDRLDALFDHALVPNAVYEEVVTRGREERYMDALSVEQAAESFLTVRSLEGDTAKRAERIENSAELGRGESAAIALALAENARCLTDDHAARKTAESLGTDVGGTIYVLLESLDSGTIGFEEYVSLLNDLTDNGFRMSASLYRRAVQMGRELRH, translated from the coding sequence ATGAGTTCGGTCGTCATCACCGACACGACGGTACTCATCTATCTCGGAAAACTCGGCGAACTCGACCGTCTTGACGCGCTGTTCGACCACGCTCTCGTGCCGAATGCCGTGTACGAAGAAGTCGTTACTCGTGGACGCGAAGAACGATACATGGATGCGCTTTCGGTCGAACAGGCGGCAGAATCGTTTCTCACAGTTCGGTCGCTCGAAGGTGACACGGCGAAACGAGCGGAACGAATCGAAAACTCCGCAGAGCTGGGTCGCGGTGAATCAGCAGCGATTGCGCTCGCACTCGCCGAAAACGCGCGCTGTCTTACCGACGACCACGCAGCGCGAAAAACCGCCGAATCGCTCGGAACGGACGTGGGCGGAACGATTTACGTCCTTCTCGAATCGCTCGATTCCGGCACAATCGGTTTTGAGGAGTACGTCTCGTTACTCAATGACCTCACCGACAACGGATTCCGGATGAGTGCGAGCCTCTATCGGCGGGCAGTCCAGATGGGACGAGAACTTCGACACTGA
- a CDS encoding UPF0175 family protein: MSQHHITTRVPDDLYEAIEMIQETERTDRSTAVKRLLERGVEEWRLDTAIRQYRDGELSLGKAAEVAGISYWRFLDVLESRGIEMNYDESDLESDFAAVRDE, from the coding sequence ATGAGCCAGCACCACATTACAACCCGAGTTCCCGACGACCTCTACGAGGCTATCGAGATGATTCAGGAGACGGAGCGAACCGACCGCTCAACCGCGGTAAAGCGGCTTCTGGAACGCGGTGTCGAAGAATGGCGTCTCGACACTGCTATCCGGCAATACCGTGACGGCGAACTATCGCTCGGCAAGGCTGCCGAAGTTGCAGGTATCTCTTACTGGCGGTTTCTTGACGTTCTCGAATCTCGGGGAATCGAAATGAATTACGACGAATCCGACCTCGAATCGGATTTCGCGGCGGTGCGCGACGAATGA
- a CDS encoding helix-turn-helix domain-containing protein, translating to MISVTMDMVQYDCPYIDVTDEVDVSFHTMHWDFNTAKQKLETRVLVTGDDRGALTNGLSALKSHDGMLGFELLSRRGNTAVIKSFIGQTNAMRTIREHDGYITGPFQISDGSELWSVGFDTADNTDNALSDLEDDNDFRVESRNATSFEDYLDVIQHLGAAKNVLDGCRDLSERERQTLKKAVDGGYFQTPRNATLGTLAEEFDVSKTAASKNLRRAEEKVLERIVSSFPDVEDETILARK from the coding sequence ATGATTTCGGTAACAATGGACATGGTACAGTACGACTGTCCATACATCGACGTGACTGACGAGGTCGATGTCTCGTTTCACACGATGCACTGGGATTTCAACACGGCCAAACAGAAGTTGGAAACCAGAGTCCTCGTTACCGGAGACGACCGCGGCGCGCTGACGAATGGCCTCAGCGCGCTCAAAAGTCACGACGGAATGTTGGGGTTCGAACTTCTTTCGCGCCGGGGAAACACGGCGGTCATCAAGTCCTTCATCGGGCAGACGAACGCCATGCGAACCATCCGAGAACACGACGGCTACATCACCGGCCCGTTTCAAATCAGCGACGGGAGCGAACTCTGGAGTGTCGGTTTCGACACCGCCGACAACACCGACAACGCCCTCTCGGATTTGGAAGACGACAACGATTTTCGCGTCGAAAGCCGCAACGCAACGTCGTTCGAGGATTATCTCGACGTCATCCAACATCTCGGCGCGGCGAAAAACGTCCTCGACGGGTGTCGTGACCTCTCCGAGAGGGAACGCCAAACTCTGAAAAAAGCCGTCGATGGCGGCTATTTCCAGACGCCACGGAACGCAACGCTCGGCACGCTGGCCGAAGAGTTCGACGTGTCGAAAACCGCGGCCTCGAAAAATCTCCGACGCGCCGAAGAGAAGGTGCTCGAACGAATCGTCTCGTCGTTTCCCGATGTAGAGGATGAAACCATACTGGCTCGAAAGTAG
- a CDS encoding MBL fold metallo-hydrolase gives MAIGDLREVTTGDCSDCYYLDTGMYDTEGYGAVYILDTDKPAIIDSGIGTNHERILSALDELDIAREDLQSIVLTHVHLDHAGGAGFIANECPNADVFIHEIGARHLVNPEYLVKGTKSAVGDQWEFYAEPKPVPQDRIVELTDGDVIGCGHELEATHAPGHAPHQLIFHDRENDAVFTGDAAGIWVPKIERIRETSPPSDFDLDTCLDDVETIREIAPTTLLYPHFGPRPYSDEVMDEYGEVLSQWVAAVESRRAAEDDDEAVIDHFVTEQEMNDVWGKRKAEAETVLNTRGVLHYLDQKDDD, from the coding sequence ATGGCAATTGGCGACCTCCGGGAAGTCACGACGGGCGACTGTTCCGACTGCTACTACCTCGATACTGGGATGTACGACACGGAAGGCTACGGCGCAGTGTACATTCTCGATACCGACAAACCGGCAATCATCGACTCGGGAATCGGGACGAACCACGAACGAATCCTCTCTGCACTGGACGAACTCGACATCGCGCGGGAAGACTTGCAATCTATCGTCCTCACACACGTGCATCTCGACCACGCTGGCGGGGCGGGATTCATCGCGAACGAGTGCCCCAACGCGGATGTATTTATTCACGAAATCGGTGCGCGCCACCTCGTGAATCCGGAGTATCTCGTCAAAGGAACCAAAAGCGCGGTGGGCGACCAGTGGGAGTTCTACGCCGAACCGAAACCGGTGCCGCAAGACCGCATCGTCGAACTGACCGACGGCGACGTAATCGGCTGCGGACACGAGTTGGAAGCAACTCACGCGCCGGGGCACGCACCACACCAACTCATCTTCCACGACCGAGAAAACGACGCGGTGTTCACGGGCGATGCGGCGGGCATCTGGGTGCCGAAAATCGAGCGCATCCGCGAAACCTCGCCGCCGTCGGATTTCGACCTCGATACGTGTCTAGACGACGTGGAAACCATCCGCGAAATCGCCCCGACGACGCTTCTTTACCCGCACTTTGGCCCGCGTCCGTACTCCGACGAGGTGATGGACGAGTACGGCGAAGTCCTCTCGCAGTGGGTCGCGGCGGTCGAATCCCGACGCGCCGCCGAAGACGACGACGAGGCGGTTATCGACCATTTCGTGACAGAACAGGAGATGAACGACGTGTGGGGGAAACGAAAGGCCGAGGCCGAAACCGTGTTGAACACCCGCGGAGTTCTCCATTATCTCGACCAGAAGGACGACGACTGA
- a CDS encoding SDR family oxidoreductase: MGDILTVDDDHFTTENVCIVTGAGSGIGRSTAVALAANGLTVVGTDVDESGLDETADKIVELELAGEFESVTADLTEDDDLDRIVESAAEYGTIRYLANIAGMQHIDSIEEFPMETYDAIHGIMLRAPLYLSKRCLPHIRATDDGVGCVGNMCSVHGHYVTADKVAYNVSKFGLRGLTQSIAAEGNGSIRSFSVSTGYVKTPLVTNQIPDTANQRGISVDEVVEDVMLGQARSTEMMEPVDVANLFVFGFSEHAKHLNGGDLLFDGGMTLTYE; this comes from the coding sequence ATGGGCGACATTCTCACCGTCGATGACGACCACTTTACCACCGAGAACGTCTGTATCGTGACGGGCGCAGGGTCGGGAATCGGGCGTTCGACCGCCGTCGCACTGGCGGCGAACGGCCTGACCGTCGTCGGAACCGACGTAGATGAATCCGGATTGGACGAAACCGCGGACAAAATCGTGGAACTCGAACTTGCTGGCGAGTTTGAGTCGGTCACCGCCGACCTGACCGAGGACGACGACCTCGACAGAATCGTCGAATCCGCCGCAGAGTACGGAACGATTCGCTACCTCGCCAACATCGCCGGGATGCAACACATCGACTCTATCGAGGAGTTCCCGATGGAAACCTACGACGCGATTCACGGCATCATGCTCAGAGCGCCCCTCTACCTCTCGAAACGCTGTCTCCCCCACATTCGCGCGACCGACGACGGCGTGGGCTGTGTCGGCAACATGTGTTCGGTTCACGGGCATTACGTCACCGCCGACAAGGTCGCCTACAACGTCTCGAAGTTTGGGTTGCGCGGACTCACACAGTCGATTGCCGCGGAAGGAAACGGCTCGATTCGCTCGTTTTCGGTCAGCACGGGCTACGTGAAAACGCCGCTCGTTACGAACCAAATTCCCGATACGGCAAACCAACGCGGAATCTCAGTCGATGAAGTCGTGGAAGATGTGATGCTCGGCCAAGCGCGAAGCACGGAGATGATGGAACCCGTCGATGTGGCCAACCTGTTCGTGTTCGGTTTTTCGGAACACGCGAAACATCTGAACGGCGGCGACTTGCTATTCGACGGCGGGATGACGCTGACGTACGAGTAG
- the serS gene encoding serine--tRNA ligase encodes MLDRKYIREHPDEVRAALENRGADVDVDEFLDMDEEWRELKAQGDDLRHERNEVSRSIGDLKQEGKEEEAQEAIERSGALKAELEEVEERAEELDSELEERILEIPNVPDESVPVGEDEEDNEEIRREGFDNLRDLPAEVTPHYDLGEDLEIIDEERAAKTTGSGFYFLKGDGARLEHAIMQFMLDVHREQEYVDIFPPIPINSDSMTGTGQLPKFADDAYKLEGEDLWLCPTAEVPVTNMYAGDILLREDLPLKHQAYTPNFRREAGEHGTETRGIVRVHQFNKVEMVNFVEPENSYDRLETLLDEAEEVLRRLELPYRVLELCTGDLGFKASKQIDLEVWAPGDDMDDGPEEGGRWLEVSTASNFEDFQARRAGLRYRPERHESTKYLHTLNASGLALPRVMVAILEYYQNNDGTVTIPEVLRPYMGGQEVIEGHEPVGESALGSGDKE; translated from the coding sequence ATGCTCGACAGGAAGTATATCAGGGAACATCCCGACGAAGTCCGGGCGGCCCTCGAAAACCGAGGTGCCGACGTGGACGTGGACGAGTTCCTCGACATGGACGAAGAGTGGCGAGAACTGAAAGCGCAGGGCGACGACCTGCGCCACGAACGAAACGAGGTCAGTCGGAGCATCGGCGACCTGAAACAGGAAGGCAAAGAGGAGGAAGCCCAAGAAGCAATCGAACGCTCGGGTGCGCTCAAAGCCGAACTGGAGGAAGTCGAAGAACGCGCCGAGGAACTCGATTCGGAACTCGAAGAGCGAATCTTAGAAATTCCGAACGTACCGGACGAGAGCGTTCCGGTCGGCGAGGACGAGGAGGACAACGAGGAAATCCGGAGAGAAGGCTTCGACAACCTGCGCGACTTACCCGCGGAAGTCACTCCGCACTACGACCTCGGGGAAGACCTCGAAATCATCGACGAGGAGCGCGCGGCAAAGACCACGGGAAGTGGCTTTTACTTCCTCAAAGGCGACGGCGCGCGACTCGAACACGCGATAATGCAGTTCATGCTCGATGTCCACCGCGAACAGGAGTACGTGGACATTTTCCCTCCGATTCCCATCAACAGCGACTCGATGACTGGAACGGGTCAACTGCCGAAATTCGCCGACGACGCATACAAACTGGAAGGCGAAGACCTCTGGCTCTGCCCGACTGCCGAAGTGCCGGTGACGAACATGTACGCTGGGGATATTCTCTTGCGTGAAGATCTGCCGCTGAAACATCAGGCCTACACACCGAACTTCCGCAGGGAAGCAGGAGAACACGGCACCGAAACCCGCGGTATCGTTCGTGTTCACCAGTTCAACAAAGTTGAGATGGTGAATTTTGTCGAACCGGAAAACAGCTACGACCGCCTCGAAACCCTGCTCGATGAAGCGGAAGAGGTCTTGCGACGGCTGGAACTGCCCTACCGCGTGCTCGAACTCTGTACGGGTGACCTCGGATTCAAGGCCTCGAAACAGATCGACCTCGAAGTGTGGGCACCCGGCGACGACATGGACGACGGGCCGGAGGAGGGCGGTCGATGGCTCGAAGTCTCGACCGCCTCGAACTTCGAAGATTTCCAAGCCCGGCGTGCGGGACTTCGCTACCGCCCAGAACGCCACGAATCGACAAAGTATCTGCACACGCTGAACGCCTCGGGACTCGCGCTCCCTCGCGTCATGGTCGCTATCCTCGAATACTACCAGAACAACGACGGCACCGTGACGATTCCAGAAGTCCTGCGCCCGTACATGGGCGGACAGGAAGTCATCGAGGGCCACGAACCGGTCGGCGAGAGCGCCCTCGGATCGGGCGACAAAGAGTAA
- a CDS encoding aldehyde ferredoxin oxidoreductase family protein produces the protein MLHTAGSLLTIDVGERETHTENIDDVLSSFVGGRGVATKLSHDRIPFDADPFGPENSLFFTTGPLQVSNMSFTGRMNCTGVSPLTDGLLSSNAGGFLSRHFGATGYGAVALTGQSDDLLAIHVTDGGIEFEEVPELAGATTSEVGEYMAENHDLGDEQLLVSGPAGENRVRFASIMTTEHRAFGRGGLGAVMGAKNVKCVSFEGDSAPDIDIDSIQMDVHREAATADDHPMKSAGTTSVTEYANHVSALPSYYFSELEFEGASNIGGDAVSDKKYKKGTCSQCAFACKLPTKDEETGVETEGPEYETVMAFGSNAGVDDVVSVMKSNDLCDELGMDTISCGDVVSAYLAANDEFGNSDLIHELVEKIAHREDEGDLLAEGVHRAADELGVEDWTVKGLEFAAHDGRTLNGQGLAFATSNRGADHMYAEFYSKEYPLVSKDEAVDPTGLEGKPPLIVAKENYNAILDSGVVCKFSRDFMTEERLETLLDTDYDELMEIGAKVVALERHFNNERGFDREDDTLPYDLPDFERALSEYYEIRGWEDDGTVPEDSGVVSADD, from the coding sequence ATGCTTCACACAGCAGGGTCACTGCTGACTATCGACGTGGGTGAGCGAGAAACACACACCGAGAACATAGACGACGTGTTGTCATCGTTCGTCGGCGGGCGGGGTGTGGCGACGAAACTTTCCCACGACCGGATTCCGTTCGATGCCGACCCGTTCGGCCCGGAAAACAGCCTGTTTTTCACGACCGGCCCGTTGCAAGTCTCGAACATGAGTTTCACGGGGCGGATGAACTGTACCGGCGTCTCACCGCTCACGGACGGCTTGCTCTCCTCGAACGCTGGCGGCTTTCTCTCCCGTCATTTCGGTGCGACCGGATACGGCGCGGTGGCACTGACCGGCCAGAGTGACGACCTGCTGGCGATTCACGTCACGGACGGAGGAATCGAGTTCGAGGAAGTTCCCGAACTCGCCGGAGCGACGACCTCCGAAGTCGGCGAATACATGGCAGAAAACCACGACCTCGGCGACGAACAACTCCTCGTTTCCGGCCCGGCGGGCGAAAATCGCGTTCGGTTCGCGTCAATCATGACGACGGAACACCGGGCGTTCGGACGGGGCGGACTCGGTGCGGTGATGGGAGCGAAAAACGTCAAATGTGTCTCCTTCGAAGGAGATTCCGCCCCGGACATCGACATCGATTCGATTCAAATGGACGTGCACCGGGAGGCCGCGACGGCCGACGACCATCCAATGAAATCCGCCGGAACGACCAGCGTGACGGAGTACGCGAACCACGTCAGTGCGCTTCCTTCCTACTACTTCTCGGAACTGGAGTTCGAGGGCGCAAGCAACATCGGCGGCGATGCAGTCTCCGACAAAAAGTACAAGAAGGGAACCTGCTCGCAGTGTGCCTTCGCCTGCAAATTACCGACGAAAGACGAGGAAACCGGAGTGGAAACCGAGGGCCCGGAGTACGAGACGGTGATGGCCTTCGGAAGCAACGCCGGAGTGGACGACGTGGTTTCCGTGATGAAATCGAACGACCTCTGTGACGAATTGGGGATGGACACCATCTCCTGCGGCGACGTGGTTTCGGCCTACCTCGCCGCGAACGACGAGTTCGGCAACTCAGACCTTATCCACGAACTCGTGGAGAAAATCGCTCACCGCGAGGACGAAGGCGACCTACTCGCGGAGGGTGTCCACCGCGCCGCGGACGAACTCGGCGTCGAAGACTGGACGGTCAAAGGACTCGAATTTGCGGCCCACGACGGTCGTACCCTGAACGGACAGGGACTCGCCTTCGCCACCTCCAACCGTGGTGCCGACCACATGTACGCCGAGTTTTATTCGAAAGAGTACCCCCTCGTCAGCAAGGACGAGGCGGTTGACCCGACCGGTTTGGAGGGGAAACCGCCGCTCATCGTGGCAAAGGAAAATTACAATGCGATTCTCGACAGCGGCGTCGTTTGCAAGTTCTCGCGGGACTTCATGACCGAAGAACGCCTCGAAACCCTACTCGATACCGACTACGACGAGTTGATGGAAATCGGTGCAAAAGTGGTCGCACTCGAACGCCACTTCAACAACGAACGCGGATTTGACCGCGAGGACGACACTCTTCCCTACGACCTGCCGGACTTTGAGCGCGCATTGTCCGAGTATTACGAAATTCGAGGATGGGAGGACGACGGGACGGTTCCCGAAGATTCCGGCGTCGTGAGCGCGGACGACTAA